A window of Ipomoea triloba cultivar NCNSP0323 chromosome 2, ASM357664v1 contains these coding sequences:
- the LOC116011034 gene encoding ubiquitin-conjugating enzyme E2 36, with translation MANSNLPRRIIKETQRLLSEPAPGISASPSEENMRYFNVMILGPTQSPYEGGVFKLELFLPEEYPMAAPKVRFLTKIYHPNIDKLGRICLDILKDKWSPALQIRTVLLSIQALLSAPNPDDPLSENIAKHWKTNEAEAVETAKEWTRLYASGA, from the exons ATGGCGAACAGCAATCTCCCCCGAAGAATCATCAAG GAAACTCAGCGTCTTCTCAGCGAACCAG CACCAGGAATAAGTGCATCTCCATCAGAGGAAAATATGCGTTATTTTAATGTCATGATTCTTGGCCCAACACAGTCTCCTTATGAAG GAGGTGTTTTCAAACTGGAATTGTTTTTGCCTGAAGAATATCCAATGGCTGCTCCAAAG GTTCGGTTCCTCACCAAAATCTATCATCCGAACATTGATAAG CTTGGGAGGATATGTCTTGATATACTTAAAGACAAATGGAGTCCTGCTCTTCAGATTCGTACAGTACTTTTGAG TATTCAAGCACTTTTGAGTGCTCCAAATCCTGACGATCCGCTCTCTGAGAACATTGCAAAACATTGGAAGACAAATGAGGCTGAAGCTGTTGAAACAG CAAAAGAATGGACACGTTTATACGCCAGTGGTGCCTAA
- the LOC116010568 gene encoding TPR repeat-containing thioredoxin TTL1-like, which produces MPHSRRGSVSEIRIDALSDRLRSSFGSEVNKPDFRELDLGSPVSPLPGRRNGGSAATTATTTTTTTTSSSSSSSGSVSGRAGPGLVSKKSDSNNSGELSGSAESSPATRGFRPRHARSHSAGAPSLIYSGACSVNSPPLSTLPTGNICPSGKILKTGMASKATKTDVLGSGTGNYGHGSIMRGGGGAPKTAGAVGGGTDGSVAIAMNSRGLMIGGETMKRGMRSSDPEEMKRLGNEHYKKGNFHEALNLYEKAIAILPGNAAYHCNRAAALIGLKRFTEAVRECEEAIRLDPKYIRAHHRLGSLFLSVGQVENARRHICLPGHQPDLIELQKLEAVEKHIGKCNDARKVGDWRITLREADAAIAAGADASPQLFACQAEALLKLHQLDDAHSVLSNIPKMEALAAYSQLKIFGMRTEAYLFFVQAQIELALGRFENAIGAIERAWQLESKNIEVSDLFNNVRLVSRARNRGNDLFKSERFTEACAAYGEGLRYDPSNSVLYCNRAACWYKLGQWENSVGDCNQALRIHPSYTKALLRRAASYMKLERWAEAARDYEILKRELPYDNEVAESLFHAQVALKKSRGEDIYNMKFGGEVEIVSGLDQFRAAISSPGASVVHFKTASNVQCKQIAPFLDTLCTRYPSINFLMVDVEESPAIANAENVRIVPTFKIYKKSSRVKEMVCPSPEVLESSVRHYST; this is translated from the exons ATGCCGCATTCTCGGAGAGGGTCCGTGTCGGAGATTAGGATTGACGCGTTGAGCGATAGGTTGAGGAGTTCATTCGGGTCGGAAGTTAACAAGCCCGATTTCCGGGAGCTCGATCTGGGCTCGCCCGTTTCGCCTTTGCCGGGTCGCCGGAATGGGGGCTCTGCGGCGACTACTGCTACCACTACAACTACGACTACTACTAGTAGTAGCTCTAGTTCGTCCGGATCGGTTTCGGGCCGGGCCGGGCCGGGATTGGTGTCGAAGAAGTCAGATTCTAACAACTCCGGTGAGCTTTCGGGGTCGGCGGAGAGTTCACCGGCGACGCGCGGGTTTAGGCCGCGTCACGCGCGCTCTCACTCGGCTGGTGCGCCTTCTTTAATATACTCCGGCGCGTGCTCCGTCAACTCCCCGCCGTTGAGTACGCTTCCCACGGGGAATATCTGCCCCTCTGGAAAGATTCTGAAGACCGGTATGGCCAGCAAGGCCACTAAGACGGATGTTTTGGGGTCCGGCACCGGGAATTACGGCCACGGGAGCATAATGCGGGGCGGCGGTGGAGCGCCCAAAACCGCGGGCGCTGTAGGCGGCGGTACGGACGGGAGTGTCGCCATTGCCATGAATTCTAGAGGATTAATGATTGGCGGCGAGACAATGAAGAGAGGAATGCGGAGTAGTGATCCCGAGGAGATGAAAAGGCTAGGCAATGAGCATTACAAGAAGGGGAATTTTCATGAGGCTTTGAATCTTTACGAGAAGGCAATTGCGATTTTGCCTGGAAATGCAGCTTACCATTGCAACCGTGCAGCGGCATTGATTGGTCTAAAGCGGTTTACAGAAGCAGTGAGAGAATGTGAGGAAGCTATTAGGTTGGATCCGAAGTATATTAGAGCCCATCATCGCTTGGGATCTTTGTTTCTCAG TGTAGGACAGGTTGAAAATGCCAGGAGGCACATTTGTCTTCCAGGGCACCAACCAGATCTTATTGAGTTGCAAAAGTTGGAGGCAGTGGAGAAGCATATAGGGAAATGCAATGATGCCCGGAAAGTTGGTGATTGGAGGATTACTTTGAGGGAAGCTGATGCTGCCATTGCTGCTGGAGCCGATGCATCTCCACAG CTATTTGCATGCCAAGCTGAAGCGCTTTTGAAGCTCCATCAATTGGACGATGCTCATTCAGTCCTATCAAACATTCCTAAAATGGAAGCATTGGCTGCATACTCCCAGTTAAAGATTTTTGGGATGCGCACTGAAGCATATTTGTTCTTTGTTCAAGCTCAAATTGAGTTGGCTCTTGGAAG GtttgaaaatgctattggagCCATTGAGAGAGCATGGCAGCTTGAGTCTAAAAATATTGAAGTTTCAGATTTATTCAACAATGTGCGGTTGGTTAGCCGAGCTCGTAACCGTGGCAATGATCTGTTTAAATCAGAAAGGTTTACTGAAGCTTGTGCAGCTTATGGGGAAGGCCTCCGATATGATCCCTCAAATTCAGTTCTCTACTGCAATAGAGCAGCTTGCTGGTATAAGCTGGGGCAGTGGGAAAATTCTGTGGGTGATTGCAACCAAGCTCTCCGAATCCACCCCAGTTATACCAAAGCCCTTCTCCGAAGAGCTGCCTCATACATGAAG CTTGAACGATGGGCTGAAGCTGCAAGAGATTATGAAATTTTGAAGAGGGAACTTCCTTATGACAATGAGGTTGCTGAATCTCTGTTTCATGCCCAAGTCGCACTGAAGAAATCTCGGGGGGAAGACATTTACAATATGAAATTTGGCGGAGAGGTCGAAATAGTTTCAGGTCTTGACCAGTTCAGAGCTGCAATTTCATCTCCTG GTGCATCTGTTGTACATTTTAAAACGGCATCCAATGTTCAGTGCAAACAGATAGCCCCATTCTTGGACACGTTGTGCACCAGATATCCATCAATAAATTTTCTCATG GTGGATGTGGAAGAGAGCCCTGCAATTGCTAATGCCGAGAATGTTAGAATTGTACCAACATTCAAAATTTACAAAAAGAGCAGCAGAGTGAAGGAAATGGTCTGCCCGAGTCCCGAGGTGTTGGAGTCTTCAGTGAGGCATTACAGTACTTAG